The following proteins are co-located in the Escherichia fergusonii ATCC 35469 genome:
- the bcsF gene encoding cellulose biosynthesis protein BcsF, with protein sequence MMNISDIIEIVIVCALIFFPLGYLARHSLRRVRDTARLFFARPRYVKPAGTLSRTVKVRTTKK encoded by the coding sequence ATGATGAATATCAGCGATATTATTGAAATTGTTATAGTTTGTGCGCTGATTTTTTTCCCGCTGGGTTATCTGGCGCGCCATTCATTACGCCGAGTGCGGGATACCGCACGGTTATTCTTTGCCCGACCTCGTTATGTCAAACCAGCCGGAACGTTAAGCCGCACGGTTAAAGTCAGGACCACCAAAAAATGA